The genomic region CAATGGCCGTTTTCCCCTAGACGAAAACAGAAAATCAACAGAGGAACAAATCTCACTCAAGAAAGATGAAAAGGATAAGTAAACTACAACAAGGGTGTCATGTCAACCAAGATTTAGACTGAAAAGATGAGGAGCCTCATCAAGCAGATGCAGCATTACATTCTTATTTCCATTATTTATAATTAACAAATCAAGAGTAAAAGCAGAAACTTGCATTTATGTGTCGATGGCTCCCCTTATTCTGAAGAGATGAACTTGCTAAAGTCAGTATAGTGAAGATCTTTAACAACTTGGGGGTAGTCTTCATCTACTAGCTCCTTTTGTGCCTTGGTGATGGAACCCTCTAATGGAAGTGCAAATGCTGCTAGAGAATATCGTTCTTTTTCGCCACACATCATCACTCGATGCTTCACGGCATGCATTCTGCCATTGCTCCATGTCTGCAAGTCATCATTAGTGATTCTTAAACTTGTGGAACTCTTAAATCATCTGTAAGTTGTGTTGGTCAATTTCCCCATAACAAGCTTCAGCTTTTAGAAATTCACAACTACAATTTAGTGGAAATAAAAACTTAGTTATGTGGCTCTACTCGGATGAGTTTACGTCTAAAACATTTCAGTTATGAAGTGGTTAATAAGTTAATTCTGTACCATGAGGTAGTCTCCAACTACAAAGACAAAAGAGCGAGGAGACATAGACAACTTGACCCATTGTTCATCCTTGGTTTGAACTTCAAGACCTGAAACTTGATCATCACAAAGGATCGTACTAAATGCTTTGTCGGTGGGAACCGGGGTTCCCATTGAGTAATCTCTTGAAGGAGGTGCCATGTACTTCATCAACTTTAGCAGTGTCTTAGACACCATGAACGAATTTGATGTCTCTTCCAAACCATAGCCATCCAAAATCATCAAGTTGATCATATTTTTCAGCTCATCCAGCTTCTTCATCATAGAAATGACAGTGCTGCAGTTGCAACATATATAACATGAATAAACAAACATCAAACAAATCACTACACATAACAATAAAATCAAGGATGAAACGTAAACAGCTGGAAGGTCCAATATATATATAATTATATACTCAACCTCGATCAACCAAGTGTATATTGTAAAGTGAAGATTAAGTCGAGCACAAGCAGTATATGATACCATGTCAGAAAATCAGGAGAACGCACGAAAACAGATGAGCTAGTTTAAGTGGGCAATAGATCGACCGACAATGCACATCAAGCTTATATGTGGAACATAGTAGATCAAGATTACTTACCAAAATTGGTCATGACCATTAGGCAATATTTCTTCTGTCAAGCTTCTAAGGGATTCATAGTTGGATGCTTGCTCAAAGCCGAAGCCTTCATACAAGGGATAGCGGACACTTGGTCCAATGTAACCCTGGTAAGGCTCTGGATTAAGGTTCTTCTTCTTTTTCTCAAGTGGAAGGCTGAAAAGTTCCCTCGACACACAGAAGGTTTCGGCTTTTAACTGCGGAGGTATCCTATCATACACAATTTCGAAGCAACCATAATTTTCACAGGCCTCTCGAACCTTCTTGCACAGATGGTACCACTCATCAGTTCCTCGGTCCAGTTCTGGCGAATTCATTGCGAATTCTATTGCCGGAATCTGGTATTGAGATTCTGAACCCATTTTCTCCAATTTATCAAGCACTTCCTTTGTGTTTCCAACGAATTGTTCTTTCTCTGGACTTTGGTACTGTATTTAGGTACGAATCTTTTGTTTGTTGAGAGTGAGTGTTCTTTTTTTTTTTTTTTGGGGTAGAACGAGAGGGTCCTTTACTTGTAATGCAAGCTTCTTGAAATGAGAACTGATATAAAAATAAATACACTTCCCTCGTGTACTATATTTTTTTCGAGAAGATTGCCTCGTTTATTTATGTCCTGTATTTAGTATCATTTGTTGAGTGTGTGTGTTATTTACAATGACATAAATGAAGAGGTTTAATTTCTTGTCTGTTCAGGAAACTGTAAGTTAGAGAATCAGTTTTCTATTTTACTAAGTCTTTGTTTCTGTTTAATAATACCTAGTCCTAAGGAGCTGTTAGAGTTAGAATAGGACTTATTTTGTATTTCAAACGTGATAGCAGCAGTAGCTAATCACGACCTGCTTTGTAGGAGTTCTGTTAAGATGTAAGGCTATTTAAAGCCAAAGTTGTTCAATAAGAATGTAGATCATTCATCCATATTGTTCTTGAGCTGTGATTGTTGAGTTTTCATTCAGGGCTTTCTAACAATCTGGTATCAGAGCCCTTAACGGGGCCTGATTGTGCATCTCGGGTTAGAGTGAAACAGTGTGTGTGTGAGTAAACAGTGTGTGTAAGAGAAGTGATGGCAGAAGCAAGCTCAACGCAGCTGAAGCTTTTGGCTGAGAGCAACTCAGCTCCAGTATCCATCCCTCTATTTGATGGATACTACGATCACTGGTCAGAGCTCATGGAGAATTTCATTCGCTCCAGAAAGTTGTGGCACCTCATTGAAACTGGTGTTCCAACTCCTGTGCAAGTGCGTGAACAGGTCGCTACTTTCTCAACTGTTGTGGCAGAAGGAAGACAACAGACTGAAGCGCAAAGGAAGAGAGAAGAAGACTTGCGCCAAAGAGTTGAGCAAATGAAGGAGGATGATCTGAAGGTTAAGAATTTCCTTTTTCAAGCTATTCATAGGACTATCATGGACACAATTCTTGATAGGTCCTCTTCGAAGAGCATATGGGATTCCATGAAACAAAAATATCATGGTTCATCCAAGGTGAAGAGAGCTAGCAGGCAGGCACTGAAGAAAGACTTCGAGATCTTGCAGATGAAGGAGGATGAGAGGATTGATGAGTTCTTTGCTCGGACTCTCACCATTGTGAACAAGCTGAAAGTTCATGGTGGTCAGAATATGTCACAGGTTGACATAGTAGAGAAAATTTTGAGGTCATTGACTCCGAGATTTGACTATGTAGCATGTTCAATCGAGGAATCCAATGATCTTGATACAATGACGGTTGACGAGTTGCACAGCAGTTTGCTTGTCCATGAGCAGAGATTGTGTAGAATCAATGGAGGAATGAGAGATGATCAAGCTCTCAAAGTAACATCAAGTGAAGGAGGTAATCGAGGTAGAGGCAATAGGGGTCGAGGACGAGGAGGCAACATGGGAAGAGGTCGAGGAAGAGGCATTTTTAACAAGGCCATGGTAGAATGTTACAAATGTCACAAGCTTGGACATTTTCAGTATGAATGTCCAACTTGGAACAAGGAGATAAATTATGCAGAGGCAGAGTTCAATGAGCATGAAGAAATACTACTAATGGCTTATGTCGATTTGAATGAAGGAAAAAGGGAAGATGTGTGGTTCCTAGACTCAGGGTGCTCAAATCATATGAGCGGTGATTTGTCAAAGTTCTGTGATTTGGATGAACGAGTTCGGCATCATGTCAAACTTGGCAACAACTACAAGATGATGGTGCAAGGAAGAGGTAGAGTCAAGATTGCCATTCATGGTGTCACCTACAGCTTTTCAGATGTGTTTATGTGCCAGGGTTGACTAACAATCTCCTTAGTATTGGTCAACTACAAGAAAGAGGGCTTGCTGTTTTGATGCATGAAGGGAAGTGCAGAGTATACCATCCTGAGAGAGGTCTCATCATTCAGACAACTATGACAACCAACCGAATGTTTGTGATTGTTAGCCAATACACAAGAAGAGAAGTGCTTTCACTCCAGTGTGCAAAAGCAAGATCTAGCCAATCTGTGGCACTGCCGGTTTGCACATCTAAGTCACAAAGGATTGAAGCTGCTACAGGAGAAAGAGATGGTTAGTGGATTGCCGAAACTTACTTCTTCATCATCAGTATGTGTGAGCTGCCTTGTCGGGAAGCAGCACAGAGATCCCATACCAAAGAAAAGCACGTGGAGGGCTACACACAAGCTTCAACTTGTTCATGCTGATCTGTGTGGACCGATAACTCCAGAATCAAACAGCAAGAAGAGGTATGTCCTATGCTTTATTGATGACTTTAGTAGAAAAGCATGGACAGTTTTTCTTGTTGAGAAATCAGAAACTTTTAGCTACTTTAAAAGTTTTAAGAGCATGGTAGAGAAGGAATCTGGTATGAGTATTAAGTGCTTACGTACTGATAGAGGAGGAGAGTTCAATTCAAATGAGTTTAATCAGTTCTGTAAGGAGCATGGTATTAAGAGGCAGCTCACAACCGCCTACACCCCGCAACAGAATGGGGTTGCCGAACGGAAGAATCGCACCTTGATGAATCTCGTGCGCTCCATATTGTCAGAGAAAGAGGTACCGGAATCTTTCTGGCCTGAGGCGGTCAAGTGGACCACTTATGTATTAAATAGAAGCCCAACCTTGGCAGTGAAGAATGCTACACCGGAGGAGATGTGGTGTGGTGTCAAACCAACAGTAAGTCATTTTCGGGTGTTTGGGTGTTTGGGGCATGTTCACATTCCAGATGCTAAAAGAACCAAGTTAGAGGACAAGAGTCATGCTTGTGTATTGATGGGGGTCAGTGATGAGTCCAAAGCATACCGTTTGTATGATCCTGTAAAGAGGAAAATTGTAGTCAGCCGTGATGTTGTATTTGAGGAAGACAAAAAGTGGAGATGGGATGNNNNNNNNNNNNNNNNNNNNGGTGAGATTAAGTTGATTCATTGCGGAACTCATGATCAGATTGCTGATGTGATGACAAGCCACTGAAGTTGGATGATTTTCGGAAGTTCAGAGAGAAGCTGGGCGTGTGTGCTGTTAAAGAATTAAACTAGCTGCTATACTGCAGTCAGTTTAGGGGAGGGATTGAAGAGGTTTAATTTCTTGTCTGTTCAGGAAACTGTAAGTTAGAGAATCAGTTTTCTATTTTACTAAGTCTTTGTTTCTGTTTAATAATACCTAGTCCTAAGGAGCTGTTAGAGTTAGAATAGGACTTATTTTGTATTTCAAACGTGATAGCAGCAGTAGCTAATCACGACCTGCTTTGTAGGAGTTCTGTTAAGATGTAAGGCTATTTAAAGCCAAAGTTGTTCAATAAGAATGTAGATCATTCATCCATATTGTTCTTGAGCTGTGATTGTTGAGTTTTCATTCAGGGCTTTCTAACAATAAAGACCATGTGGAGGTGGAGGTGGAGGAGGCGGAGGAGGTGGAGGAGTTGGAGATGTGAATTCGGTGGAGGTCTATTCTGAGTTTGATTGAGAGAGTGCGGGTCGGTGGATCTGGGAGGGAGGAGATTGTGGGTTTTGGGTAAAGGAGTCTTCTTTCTTTTTTTCGATGAAGAAGTCTTTTTTCTTGGGTGGGTCTGAGGAAAATACAAGAAATCTACGATACAATATGTGTATGAAAATACGATACAAAAGCATATTTAAATTCTTTAGTCCTTTCTAAAAATTTCAATAAGTATGTTAAACGATGTAAAATACAATAAGAAGTGTGTTCCAAATCTATCAAACATAGTCCGCCTATTATGTCTCCTTCAAAATATCAGTGTAAATATTACAGAGAAAATATGACAGTTAGCTCCTCAACATTATATCAATGGAAAAATAGTTCAAACAATGTCTCACATTTTAAAGAAGCAAAGCTTTGGTATCTCACATTCAGAAAACTTCAAAACAATATCTCATGTTCTTATCTCGACCAAAGTTTGGTATCTAGAACTGTTAACTTCGTTAAAAAACTGACGGCAACCATTTTTATTCATGAAATGACCGATATACCCTTGAGTTTGTGTTTTTATTATTCTTTTTATATAATAAAAAAATAAATTCGTCATACGGTACCTCATCTTTTATTATCACAAAAATAAAATATATATTTAGAGAAAAAATAATGAATTGAAATATGAAGAGACAAAAAATACCCATAAAAAATGGCCAGCTGACAGTTACTCTATCAGAGGTTACGACTAAAAGTACTAAAATTAGGTCTTCCGTTATGTTGTTTTCAAAATTTGAAGTACCAAAGTTTATGAGCGAGAAAATATGAGGTACCGTTATGACAAAAAAAAAATTATATAAAATGAAAAACAAAAATAACAACTGAAGGGTAAATTGGTCATTTATGAATAAAAATGGCTACCGTCAATCTTTTTAACAAAGCTAACGGTTCTAGATACCAAACTTCAGTCGAAATAAAAACGTGGGATACTGTTTTAAAGTTTTCTAAATGTTAGATACCAAAACTTTGTTTCTTTAAAAGGTGTGACACTGTTTAGACAATTTTCCTAATATCATATTGGTACCTTAACTTATTCATGGGAAAATCGTCCCAACCATACCTGACTTTTCTCGCCTTATAAATTTTGGTACCTCATGTTTCTAAAGTATCATAAATTCATAATGGTATCTGACATTCTAACCCCAACCAAAAATAAGTACCAGCTAGTCGTTAGTGTTGTCACAGAGGGTGAGATGTGGCATATATTTAAGGGAATTTTCGTTCATTGTACACCTAATCTCCATTCAAAAGATGAAGCGGATAAAATGTTGGATTAAATTCATTGTACACCTATGAGGGTTGAGTTTAACTTCATTTCACTCTATGTTTCCTCAATTTAAACAAGGAAAAATTGTCCAAACAGTGTCCGACCTTTTAGAGAAACAAACCTTTGGTATCTCAACTTTGAAAAACTTCAAAATGGTATCTCACGTTCTTAACCTGACAGAAGATTTGTATCTAGAGCCGTTTATCCCGTTAAAAAAACCTGACAATTGAAGGCTATTTTTGTCTTTTCATATTTAAACTTTTTTTCTTCTATTTTTCTAGTTTCCAAAAGCTTTCAATGAAAAATTAACAACAACCTAACATCACTTAAACTCTTCCAATGAAAATAGTGGGTTAAAAAAATAAAATAAAAAAGGTAAGAGAAACAGACTCCCTCTCTCTGCTCTTCTCTTCACATCTCGTCTCTTTATTTTTCTCATATTCATATGGAATATCGACCATGCTTTTTGGTATTCTGTGGGTTTAGATGCAAACCAGTAATAAGAAAGTGTTTACTTTTTCAAAACTAAAAACTAGCTTTAAAATTAATAGTGTTTATTTGTTCTAAATATATAAAAGAAAGATTATCATAAACAAAAAACAAAGGTTAAATTGGTCATTTTACAACAAAAATATGGATGTCGTTAGTAATTTTAACGGAGTTAACGGCTCTAGATACACATCTTCGATCGGGTTAAGAACGTGAGATACCATTCTAAAGTTTTTCAAAGTTGAGATA from Fragaria vesca subsp. vesca linkage group LG3, FraVesHawaii_1.0, whole genome shotgun sequence harbors:
- the LOC101300522 gene encoding feruloyl CoA ortho-hydroxylase 1-like codes for the protein MGSESQYQIPAIEFAMNSPELDRGTDEWYHLCKKVREACENYGCFEIVYDRIPPQLKAETFCVSRELFSLPLEKKKKNLNPEPYQGYIGPSVRYPLYEGFGFEQASNYESLRSLTEEILPNGHDQFCTVISMMKKLDELKNMINLMILDGYGLEETSNSFMVSKTLLKLMKYMAPPSRDYSMGTPVPTDKAFSTILCDDQVSGLEVQTKDEQWVKLSMSPRSFVFVVGDYLMTWSNGRMHAVKHRVMMCGEKERYSLAAFALPLEGSITKAQKELVDEDYPQVVKDLHYTDFSKFISSE